One genomic segment of Marinitoga piezophila KA3 includes these proteins:
- a CDS encoding DUF370 domain-containing protein produces MAIINVTKNSFIIAERIHSIIPEKFSHFKRLKKEHRNTTSLVDLTYGKSVKSILFTDSGHMFLLAIPVNKIFEKIRRVNEQ; encoded by the coding sequence ATGGCTATCATAAATGTAACAAAAAACTCTTTTATTATCGCAGAAAGGATACATTCAATTATACCAGAAAAATTCTCCCATTTTAAGCGATTAAAGAAAGAACATAGAAATACTACAAGTCTTGTAGATTTAACCTATGGAAAAAGTGTGAAATCAATATTATTTACAGATAGCGGCCATATGTTTTTATTAGCAATACCAGTAAACAAGATTTTTGAAAAGATAAGGAGAGTGAATGAACAGTGA
- the nadD gene encoding nicotinate (nicotinamide) nucleotide adenylyltransferase — translation MIVIFGGTFNPPHIGHRIIAEYAYDYLKPDKFLIIPAYTPPHKLENSDIANYDKRIEWCKNTFPSERFEISRIEEKLDKPSYTLQTVKFLKEKYNDEIYLLIGEDSLISFHTWYKWKELLKNVTLVVYKRFSEKLKFENYNIEHIFLDSPIIEISSTNIRERIRKKLSIYGMVSDSIVDDILKTF, via the coding sequence ATGATTGTAATATTTGGTGGAACATTTAATCCACCTCACATTGGACATAGAATTATAGCCGAATATGCATATGATTATTTAAAACCAGATAAATTTTTAATTATCCCGGCTTATACTCCACCACATAAACTTGAAAATTCAGATATTGCAAATTATGACAAACGAATTGAATGGTGCAAAAATACTTTTCCATCTGAAAGATTTGAAATTTCCAGAATTGAGGAAAAACTTGATAAACCTTCTTATACACTACAAACGGTAAAATTTTTAAAAGAAAAATATAATGACGAAATATATTTATTAATTGGCGAAGATTCACTAATTAGCTTTCATACATGGTATAAATGGAAAGAATTACTAAAAAATGTTACTCTTGTTGTTTATAAGAGATTTTCTGAAAAATTAAAATTTGAAAATTATAATATTGAACATATCTTTTTAGATTCTCCAATAATAGAAATATCTTCAACGAATATAAGAGAAAGAATTAGAAAAAAACTCAGCATTTATGGAATGGTATCAGATTCTATAGTAGATGATATTTTAAAAACTTTTTAG
- the mutS gene encoding DNA mismatch repair protein MutS translates to MRQYLEIKEDYKDCLVLFRLGDFYETFFEDAKITSEALQITLTQRNGHPMAGIPHHALDNYLKKLLDQGFKVAICEQMEDPSTAKGIVKREVTQVLTPGTVVEENMIDENNRYSLLIYPAKKGYVFVIFDFSTGDLYIDTFEYTENEIMDFISSYSFVQVLLTNNLRNIKNNIKNSYPGLYVEELEDWYFNKNNIDIVKESYGILNPDVLKLNDEEIYALGAVFKYLEVSQKQKITHFSFPKRFKTSNNMILDSTTILNLGLLPNKETKGKTLYDVLKFTKTSMGARHLQQWISKPLISKKEIEERQDILEIFRNDQLVMEELKEYLSAVRDVERIASRISLMKATPRDLTALKTTLEVIPYINELLLMLGLETLEEFFELKELLNRAIVDEPSNQIGKGKVIKEGFNEELDQYKKIFEKSSDFLKEIEIKEKEKTGITNLKVGRNKIYGFYIEVTKANSDKVPGYYIRKQTLVNSERYITEELRELEEKFSIAEKKIDELEKRIFEDLIRDLQRYVKTLKIFAENISKIDILRGFAEASIKYNYVRPIFSDNKFIIKNGRHPVVERFVEQFTPNDIMLDENKRFVILTGPNMSGKSTYLRQIGIISIMAQIGSFVPAEYAEMPILNNIYTRIGAKDDVVSGKSTFLVEMSEVSSILNNADEKSLVLLDEVGRGTGTIDGISVAWATSEYIYQILKSYTIFATHYMELTMLADFYDGILNKRVKVMETESGIIFMHKIEDGISDKSYGIEVAKLAGLPAEVVSRAKEVMEEISNKTEFENKLKSMKKIKHRKYQKNTKQLKLF, encoded by the coding sequence ATGAGACAATATCTTGAAATAAAGGAAGATTACAAGGATTGTCTCGTTTTATTTAGACTAGGTGATTTTTATGAAACCTTTTTTGAAGACGCAAAAATAACCAGCGAAGCCCTTCAAATTACTTTAACCCAGAGAAATGGTCATCCTATGGCCGGTATTCCTCATCATGCGCTTGATAATTACTTAAAAAAACTGCTTGATCAGGGCTTTAAAGTGGCTATTTGTGAACAAATGGAGGATCCTTCAACAGCAAAAGGTATAGTAAAACGTGAGGTTACTCAGGTTTTAACTCCGGGTACAGTTGTTGAGGAAAATATGATAGATGAAAATAATAGATATTCGTTATTAATATATCCTGCAAAAAAAGGATATGTTTTTGTGATTTTTGATTTTAGTACAGGTGATTTGTATATAGACACATTTGAATATACTGAAAATGAAATTATGGACTTTATTTCTTCATATTCATTTGTGCAAGTGTTATTAACAAACAATCTTAGAAATATAAAAAATAATATCAAAAATTCTTATCCAGGTTTGTACGTTGAAGAATTAGAAGATTGGTATTTCAATAAAAATAATATTGATATAGTTAAAGAAAGTTATGGGATATTAAACCCGGATGTTCTAAAATTAAATGATGAAGAAATTTATGCTCTTGGAGCTGTATTTAAATATCTTGAAGTTTCCCAAAAACAAAAAATAACGCATTTTTCATTTCCTAAAAGATTTAAAACATCCAATAATATGATTCTTGATTCAACGACTATTTTAAATCTCGGATTATTACCAAATAAAGAAACTAAAGGAAAAACATTATATGATGTATTGAAGTTTACAAAAACTTCAATGGGTGCAAGGCATCTTCAACAGTGGATATCAAAGCCATTAATATCAAAAAAAGAAATAGAAGAAAGGCAGGATATTCTGGAAATATTTAGAAATGATCAGCTGGTTATGGAAGAATTAAAGGAGTATCTTTCTGCTGTAAGAGATGTTGAAAGAATTGCATCAAGAATTTCTTTAATGAAAGCTACTCCGCGCGATTTAACGGCATTAAAAACAACATTAGAAGTAATTCCATATATAAATGAATTACTTCTAATGTTAGGTCTTGAAACGCTTGAAGAGTTTTTTGAATTAAAAGAATTACTAAATCGTGCAATAGTAGATGAGCCTTCCAATCAAATTGGTAAAGGAAAAGTAATAAAAGAAGGATTTAATGAGGAGCTTGACCAATATAAAAAAATATTTGAAAAATCCTCAGATTTTCTAAAGGAAATAGAAATAAAAGAAAAAGAAAAAACTGGAATTACCAATCTTAAAGTAGGAAGAAATAAAATATATGGTTTTTATATTGAAGTTACAAAAGCAAACAGCGATAAAGTGCCCGGGTATTATATAAGAAAACAAACTTTGGTTAATTCTGAAAGGTATATTACAGAAGAACTTAGAGAGTTAGAAGAAAAATTTAGTATAGCAGAAAAGAAGATAGATGAACTTGAAAAGAGGATTTTTGAAGATTTAATAAGGGATTTACAAAGATATGTAAAAACACTTAAAATATTTGCTGAAAATATTTCAAAAATAGATATTTTACGTGGTTTTGCAGAAGCCTCGATTAAATATAATTATGTGAGACCTATATTTTCTGATAATAAATTTATTATAAAAAATGGAAGACATCCTGTAGTAGAAAGGTTTGTAGAACAATTCACGCCAAATGATATAATGCTTGATGAAAATAAGAGATTTGTTATTTTAACTGGACCAAATATGAGCGGTAAATCTACATATTTAAGGCAAATTGGAATTATCTCAATAATGGCACAAATAGGCTCATTTGTTCCGGCTGAATATGCTGAAATGCCTATATTAAACAATATATATACGAGAATAGGTGCAAAAGATGATGTTGTAAGCGGGAAATCAACCTTTCTTGTGGAAATGTCAGAGGTTTCAAGTATTCTAAATAATGCTGACGAAAAAAGTCTTGTTCTTCTTGATGAAGTTGGAAGGGGAACGGGAACAATAGATGGAATAAGTGTTGCATGGGCGACATCCGAATATATATATCAGATTTTAAAATCATATACTATTTTTGCTACACATTATATGGAGCTTACTATGTTGGCGGATTTTTATGATGGGATTTTAAATAAAAGAGTAAAGGTTATGGAAACAGAATCAGGTATAATATTTATGCATAAAATAGAAGATGGAATTAGTGATAAAAGTTATGGTATAGAAGTAGCGAAACTTGCAGGATTACCGGCAGAAGTTGTTTCACGTGCAAAAGAGGTTATGGAAGAAATTTCAAACAAAACTGAATTTGAAAATAAATTAAAGAGTATGAAAAAAATAAAACATAGAAAGTATCAAAAAAATACCAAACAATTAAAACTTTTTTAG
- the clpP gene encoding ATP-dependent Clp endopeptidase proteolytic subunit ClpP, giving the protein MPIPVVVESSGRYERAYDIYSRLLKDRIIFLGSEVNDYVSNLIVAQMLFLEAQDPEKDIYLYINSPGGSITAGLAIYDTMQYIKPDVSTICIGQAASMGAVLLTAGAKGKRFALPNSRIMIHQPWGGAQGTAKDIEIQAQEILRMKKMLNKILSEHTGKDVSQIEKDADRDFFMSAEEAKEYGLIDKVIKSRKEIK; this is encoded by the coding sequence ATGCCTATACCAGTTGTTGTTGAATCAAGTGGTAGATATGAAAGAGCTTATGATATTTATTCAAGACTTTTAAAAGATAGAATTATATTTCTTGGTTCAGAAGTTAATGATTATGTTTCTAATCTTATTGTAGCACAAATGCTGTTTCTTGAAGCTCAGGATCCAGAAAAAGATATTTATTTATATATAAACAGTCCTGGAGGTTCTATTACAGCAGGTCTTGCAATATATGATACTATGCAATATATAAAGCCAGATGTTTCTACAATTTGTATAGGTCAGGCTGCATCAATGGGTGCTGTGTTGTTAACTGCTGGTGCAAAAGGGAAAAGATTTGCTCTTCCAAATTCAAGGATTATGATTCATCAACCCTGGGGTGGAGCGCAGGGAACTGCAAAGGATATAGAAATACAGGCTCAGGAAATCTTAAGGATGAAGAAAATGTTAAATAAAATATTAAGCGAACATACAGGAAAAGATGTTTCTCAAATTGAAAAAGATGCAGATAGAGATTTCTTTATGTCTGCTGAAGAAGCAAAAGAATATGGATTAATTGATAAAGTAATAAAAAGTCGAAAAGAAATTAAATAA
- the obgE gene encoding GTPase ObgE has protein sequence MSENNFIDEVIITVFGGKGGDGAVSFRREKFIPKGGPDGGDGGDGGNVIIMSTVEKNTLMDFKHKKKFRAENGKNGQGKKMYGRNGEDLIIKVPVGTLVYDYETNELIADLKYPNQYVVVARGGKGGKGNIHFTNSRVQAPTIAEKGIEGESRVLRLELKVLADVGIIGYPNVGKSTLISVISRARPKIANYHFTTLIPNLGVVDMGDGNSFVVADIPGLVPGAHEGVGLGDKFLKHVERCYCLVHILDISESEGRKAEDDYYTIRMELEKFSEELAKKPEIIAVNKIDLLPEDELEKRLNKLEEKLGKKIIPISAATRKNIDLLLNTIWDTIKEMRIDRQKQILESLKNAPDKIKLKIKPVDVDIPKKVRFEIIKWDEGVYEITGHDVEVLLKKYPIDQKDARLKILQILEKSGLERFLKKVGVKEGDTVYLGDFAFEYME, from the coding sequence ATGAGTGAAAATAATTTTATAGATGAAGTTATTATAACCGTATTCGGAGGCAAAGGTGGCGATGGTGCTGTAAGTTTTAGAAGAGAGAAATTTATTCCAAAAGGCGGCCCTGACGGCGGTGATGGTGGTGATGGCGGTAATGTAATAATAATGTCTACTGTAGAAAAAAACACATTAATGGATTTCAAACATAAAAAGAAGTTTAGAGCTGAAAACGGAAAAAATGGTCAGGGAAAGAAAATGTATGGTAGAAACGGTGAAGATTTAATAATAAAAGTCCCTGTTGGAACCCTTGTATATGATTATGAAACTAATGAATTAATAGCCGATCTTAAATATCCAAATCAATATGTTGTAGTCGCACGCGGCGGAAAAGGAGGAAAAGGAAATATTCATTTTACAAATTCCAGAGTTCAGGCTCCAACTATTGCAGAAAAGGGAATCGAAGGAGAATCAAGAGTTTTAAGATTAGAATTAAAGGTTTTAGCAGATGTTGGAATTATAGGATATCCTAATGTTGGTAAATCTACCTTAATTTCTGTTATTTCACGAGCTCGACCCAAAATAGCTAATTATCATTTTACTACTTTAATACCTAATCTTGGTGTTGTTGATATGGGTGATGGAAATTCTTTTGTTGTCGCAGATATTCCAGGATTAGTCCCTGGTGCTCATGAAGGTGTTGGGTTAGGAGATAAATTTCTAAAACACGTTGAAAGATGTTATTGTTTAGTGCATATACTCGACATTTCAGAAAGCGAAGGAAGAAAAGCTGAAGATGATTATTATACAATACGAATGGAATTGGAAAAATTTTCTGAAGAACTTGCTAAAAAACCTGAAATCATAGCAGTAAACAAAATTGATTTATTACCTGAAGACGAATTAGAAAAAAGGTTAAATAAACTTGAAGAAAAATTGGGCAAAAAAATCATTCCTATTTCCGCTGCTACAAGAAAGAATATAGATTTACTTTTAAATACTATATGGGATACAATCAAAGAAATGCGTATAGATAGGCAAAAACAAATACTTGAATCCTTAAAAAATGCTCCTGATAAAATAAAATTAAAAATTAAACCTGTAGATGTTGATATACCTAAAAAAGTTAGATTTGAAATTATCAAATGGGATGAAGGTGTTTATGAAATTACCGGTCATGATGTTGAAGTGTTATTGAAAAAATATCCTATTGACCAAAAAGATGCAAGGCTGAAGATTTTACAAATACTTGAAAAAAGCGGTTTAGAAAGATTCCTTAAGAAAGTCGGTGTAAAAGAAGGAGATACCGTTTATCTTGGTGATTTCGCATTTGAATATATGGAGTGA